GGCATTTCATGGACTGAGTATGACAGAGAAGAAGAATTTTGAATTCTCTTACACGACTCGATGGGTTCATAGGACTACTGGTGAGATTTCTTGGATGATGGGCAGGGTAAAGCCTTATTTGATTGATTCTGCTGGTAATTTTGCAATGGACTTACATATCATCCTAAAACTCCAAACTCCCCCAAAGGCTAAAGGGTACGATTGGAATTACACCTATCTTAAAGATGACGGCACTAGGGTTTTTGTAAGTAAAAATTCTCCTCAATTAAAAACCGTATCCCTGACAAAAAAAGAGAAACAAATTGTCAAAATGATTTTGGATGGGATGAAATCAAAGGAAATTGGCCAGGTATTGAATATCTCATTTAATACAGTATCTACCCATAGAAAGAATATATTGAGAAAGCTGGGAGCTAAAAATCTTGGGGAAATGGTGAAAATTTTGGCCTCTTATGATTTTGATATCAGCCTGTAAATCAGCAAAATCCTGATTTTGGGAGATAAAAAGAAAAAAAATCATTGTATAACCCTTGTAATTTTCTTCCCACGTCTTACCTTTGCATCCACAATTCGCTCAGAGAATGTTTGAGTGGTTAAAAAAAGCGAGAGTAGTTCAGCTGGTAGACCACGACCTTGCCAAGGTCGGGGCAGCGAGTTCGAATCTGATATCTCGCCGGAGGAAGCCCTTGATTCAAGGGCTTTCTTGTTTAGAGAATAAGTAGTTCCGAAAAGTCGGAATGAAGCCGGGATGGTGGAATAGGTAGACACGCAAGACTTAAAATCTTGTGGCCGTAAGGCCGTGCGGGTTCGATTCCCGCTCCTGGTACAGAAGCCTCGTAGAAATACGGGGCTTTTTGTTTATCTTTTAATATGATTACTGTCTATGCGATATCCAGTAAAGTAAAGAAATACGTTTACGTAGGTCTTACATCTAATTTGGAAGACAGGCTTAATCGACATAATTCAGGCTACGAGAGAACTACTCGTCCATATCGCCCTTTTGATGTCATA
Above is a window of Algoriphagus machipongonensis DNA encoding:
- a CDS encoding helix-turn-helix domain-containing protein, whose protein sequence is MDKVLLKDLKKQDKYSKFFHSWKEQEFQDHPDEEKSLQELEVLSQNIGMREGLIIACFDYRKLNLAFYTGNLEEITGYPNSMFRSKGMETSFTMIHEEDREELFRFQKIILEAFHGLSMTEKKNFEFSYTTRWVHRTTGEISWMMGRVKPYLIDSAGNFAMDLHIILKLQTPPKAKGYDWNYTYLKDDGTRVFVSKNSPQLKTVSLTKKEKQIVKMILDGMKSKEIGQVLNISFNTVSTHRKNILRKLGAKNLGEMVKILASYDFDISL
- a CDS encoding GIY-YIG nuclease family protein; the encoded protein is MITVYAISSKVKKYVYVGLTSNLEDRLNRHNSGYERTTRPYRPFDVIFTKGFSTRLEAREFEKYLKTTTGKRKILGT